GGGCGGCCTCATCATCCTCGTCTTTGGCATTATCGCCCTTGCCGGTCACCGGCTCGCGCCCTACGACCCTATGGCGATGGACTTCACCGCCCGCTTTGCCCCGCCCAGCTTAGAGCACCCCTTCGGCACCGACGACTTTGGCCGCGACATCCTCTCGCGCATCCTCCACGGCGCCCGTGTCTCCTTTCAGGTGGCCTTTATCGCGGTAACCATCTCCGCGACCTTCGGGGTCTTCCTGGGCGCGCTCGCCGGCTTTTATGGAAGATGGCTCGACGAGCTGGTCATGCGGGTCATGGACATCCTCTTCGCCTTTCCCGCGGTCTTGCTCGCCATCACCGTCATGGCGATTCTCGGGCGCGGCGTGGGCAATGCGATGATCGCCATCGCCATCGTCTACATTCCCATCTTCGCCCGCGTCACGCGCGGCTCGGTGATCGCCGTGCGGGGCCTCGAGTACGTCAGTGCCGCCCGGGCGCTCGGGCAGGGAGACGGCCGCATCATCCTCCAGCACATCCTCCCCAACGCCCTCGCGCCAATCATCGTCCAGATCTCGCTCAGCCTGGCCTTTGCCATCCTCGCCGAGGCCGCCCTCAGTTTTTTCGGGCTGGGCACGCAGCCGCCGGACCCGAGCTGGGGGCGCATGCTCGCCGAGGGCCGCGCCTTTCTCCAGGAGGCCCCCTGGATGGGCGTCTTTCCCGGCCTCGCCATCATGGTCTGCGTGATGGGCTTCAACTTTCTCGGCGACGGCCTGCGCGACCTCTTGGACCCAGCCCTCAAAAACGCCCTGAGGTAGCCGCGGGGCTCGAGACAGCCGTTTACTCCTCTCCCCTCTCGAGCGCCTCCTGATAGGCCTCGAGCGCCTCGTGCTCAAAGGCGACGACCACGACCCTCTCCAAAGCCTCGTCGGTCCCTCGGGGGATCACGGCGAAAATCGTGGGGGCGGCACCGTCCGGCTCGGCGACCCCGGCCGCCTCGTGGGCTTGGCGCAGGGAGACTTGGCCCAGGGAGACTTGGCGCAGCCTACTGAAAACCCAGCACCTTCCCCGTAGGATAGGGTTCGTTTACAAGGGAGGATTTGCCATGTCGGACGCAACCATGACGCACGACGAAGCGATCAAGAAGCTGAACGAGGAGATCAAGGGCATCAGGATCGCCATGCTGACCACGAGAGCGCCGGACGGCGAACTGCACAGCCGCCCCA
This DNA window, taken from Deinococcota bacterium, encodes the following:
- a CDS encoding ABC transporter permease, translated to MALSLAGFHRFLRRATGHGLIVTGGLIILVFGIIALAGHRLAPYDPMAMDFTARFAPPSLEHPFGTDDFGRDILSRILHGARVSFQVAFIAVTISATFGVFLGALAGFYGRWLDELVMRVMDILFAFPAVLLAITVMAILGRGVGNAMIAIAIVYIPIFARVTRGSVIAVRGLEYVSAARALGQGDGRIILQHILPNALAPIIVQISLSLAFAILAEAALSFFGLGTQPPDPSWGRMLAEGRAFLQEAPWMGVFPGLAIMVCVMGFNFLGDGLRDLLDPALKNALR